From the genome of Bradyrhizobium elkanii USDA 76, one region includes:
- the fliE gene encoding flagellar hook-basal body complex protein FliE, with protein MASPTVAANAYANLAKMMERGGAEKAGQAVAGPSFSALLKDSVGSVLEAGKKSDAQTMAMASGKANVMDVVTAVADTDVAVSTLVSVRDRVIQAYEDIMKMPI; from the coding sequence GTCGCCGCCAACGCCTATGCCAACCTCGCCAAGATGATGGAGCGCGGCGGCGCCGAGAAGGCCGGGCAGGCCGTCGCCGGCCCATCCTTCAGCGCACTGCTGAAGGACTCCGTCGGCAGCGTCCTGGAGGCGGGCAAGAAGTCCGACGCGCAGACCATGGCGATGGCCTCGGGCAAGGCGAACGTGATGGACGTGGTGACGGCGGTCGCCGACACCGACGTTGCGGTGTCGACGCTGGTCTCGGTGCGCGACCGCGTGATCCAGGCCTACGAAGACATCATGAAGATGCCGATCTGA
- the fliQ gene encoding flagellar biosynthesis protein FliQ, with protein sequence MTGPETLDVARDAIWTIVVVSSPLMVVGLVVGVVVSLFQALTQIQEQTLIFVPKILAIFVTLLLALPFMADSLSSHMMRISSRIIGG encoded by the coding sequence ATGACCGGCCCCGAAACCCTCGACGTGGCGCGCGATGCGATCTGGACCATCGTGGTGGTGTCGTCGCCCCTGATGGTGGTCGGCCTCGTGGTCGGCGTCGTGGTGTCGCTGTTCCAGGCGCTGACGCAGATCCAGGAACAGACCCTGATTTTCGTGCCGAAGATCCTCGCGATCTTCGTCACATTGCTGCTGGCGCTGCCGTTCATGGCGGACTCGCTCAGTAGCCACATGATGCGGATTTCATCGCGAATCATCGGCGGTTGA
- the fliR gene encoding flagellar biosynthetic protein FliR yields MRIDVSLLPALAAIFVLVFARVGAMVMLLPGFGESNIPARVKLSIALLLTLIILPLHRNAYHVDLTSISSLGVLMVHELIIGIVLGATARVTLSALNVAGSVIAQQLGLGFVTAVDPTQGQQGQIIGNFLTILGLTLLFATDSHYLVIAALSESYRIFSPGEIMPTGDVAALATSAFSAAFKIGLQLSAPFLVFGLVFNIGLGVLARLMPQMQVYFVGVPLSIMVGFLIFGVGLAAMMNTYLDYFLGVMRQLAPMN; encoded by the coding sequence ATGCGCATCGATGTCTCCCTGCTGCCGGCGCTGGCCGCGATCTTCGTGCTGGTCTTCGCGCGCGTGGGCGCGATGGTGATGCTGCTGCCCGGCTTCGGCGAGAGCAACATCCCGGCGCGGGTCAAGCTGTCGATCGCGCTATTGCTGACGCTGATCATCCTTCCCCTGCATCGCAACGCCTATCATGTCGACCTGACGTCGATCTCCTCGCTCGGCGTCCTGATGGTGCATGAGCTCATCATCGGCATCGTGCTCGGCGCGACCGCGCGGGTGACGCTGTCGGCGCTCAACGTCGCGGGCTCCGTGATCGCGCAGCAGCTCGGCCTCGGCTTCGTCACCGCTGTCGATCCGACCCAGGGGCAGCAGGGCCAGATCATCGGCAACTTCCTCACCATCCTCGGCCTCACGCTGCTGTTTGCGACCGACAGCCACTATCTCGTCATTGCGGCGCTGAGCGAGAGCTACCGCATCTTCTCGCCGGGCGAGATCATGCCGACTGGCGATGTCGCCGCGCTTGCGACCTCGGCCTTCTCCGCCGCCTTCAAGATCGGCCTGCAGCTGTCCGCGCCGTTCCTGGTGTTCGGCCTGGTCTTCAACATCGGGCTTGGCGTGCTGGCGCGGCTGATGCCGCAGATGCAGGTCTATTTCGTCGGCGTGCCGCTCTCGATCATGGTCGGGTTCCTGATCTTCGGCGTCGGGCTCGCCGCGATGATGAACACCTATCTCGACTATTTCCTCGGCGTCATGCGCCAGCTCGCTCCGATGAATTAG
- the flhB gene encoding flagellar biosynthesis protein FlhB — protein sequence MADDTEDKTEDPTQKRLDEALEKGDVVKSQEVNTWFVIAGGTLVLSTFSGSIGSGILMPLRNLIANSWMIRTDGAGLLALTQSLGYAVVAAIGVPFLLLALAAIAGNMVQHQLVWSGEQLKPKFSKISPAAGFKRLFGKQAVANFLKGLFKLIALGAVMVAVLWPDRMRMESFLRVDPAELLPAITGMTVHLLAAVVAILAAVAIADYFFQYRTWYERHKMSLQEMKEEFKQSEGDPHVKGRIKQLRVQRAKKRMMAQVPKASVIITNPTHYSVALAYDRSMSAPICVAKGVDNLAFKIREIAKEHDIPIVENVPLARALYATVELDREIPVEHYHAVAEIIGYVMRLRRGLSGLRQ from the coding sequence GTGGCGGACGATACCGAAGACAAAACAGAAGACCCTACGCAAAAACGTCTCGATGAAGCCCTCGAGAAAGGTGATGTCGTCAAGAGCCAGGAGGTCAACACCTGGTTCGTGATCGCCGGCGGCACCTTGGTGCTGTCGACCTTCTCGGGTTCGATCGGCAGCGGCATCTTGATGCCGCTGCGCAACCTGATCGCCAATTCATGGATGATCCGCACCGACGGCGCCGGCCTGCTGGCGCTGACCCAGTCGCTCGGCTACGCGGTGGTCGCCGCGATCGGCGTGCCGTTCCTGTTGCTGGCGCTGGCCGCGATCGCGGGCAACATGGTGCAGCATCAGCTGGTGTGGTCGGGCGAGCAGCTGAAGCCGAAATTCTCCAAGATCTCGCCGGCTGCCGGCTTCAAGCGGCTGTTCGGCAAGCAGGCGGTGGCGAATTTCCTGAAAGGCCTGTTCAAGCTGATCGCGCTCGGCGCCGTGATGGTCGCGGTGCTGTGGCCCGATCGGATGCGGATGGAATCCTTCCTGCGGGTCGATCCGGCCGAACTGCTGCCCGCCATCACCGGCATGACGGTGCACCTGTTGGCGGCGGTGGTGGCCATCCTCGCTGCGGTCGCGATCGCCGACTACTTCTTCCAGTACCGGACCTGGTACGAGCGTCACAAGATGTCGCTGCAGGAGATGAAGGAGGAGTTCAAGCAGTCGGAAGGCGACCCGCACGTCAAGGGCAGGATCAAGCAATTGCGGGTCCAGCGCGCCAAGAAGCGCATGATGGCCCAGGTTCCGAAGGCCTCGGTGATCATCACCAACCCGACCCACTATTCGGTGGCGCTGGCCTACGACCGCAGCATGTCGGCGCCGATCTGCGTCGCCAAGGGCGTCGACAATCTTGCCTTCAAGATCCGGGAGATCGCCAAGGAGCACGACATTCCGATCGTGGAGAACGTGCCGCTGGCCCGGGCGCTCTATGCGACGGTCGAGCTCGACCGGGAGATCCCGGTCGAGCACTATCACGCGGTTGCCGAAATCATCGGCTACGTGATGCGGCTGAGGCGCGGCCTGTCCGGCCTGCGGCAGTAA
- the cckA gene encoding cell cycle histidine kinase CckA, with the protein MTADSNDPSVTEPFVAHGPARRNGSILLVVLIAAGIVAVAVWLMTIGRTEAQPYILGVLALLATVGLFNLFALAAGIIRFSDRATDDPVMARIADQAQEGLVVTDSRGHVVYSNAAYLTLTGAAGPQEVRPVERVFIGNPDVSEAVFRLLKAAREGKRQQEEVRVAGHEAGQGRWLRLRVRPLGEGKRDAKYAVWSIADVTRDRERQEDVFQELRHAIEYLDHAPCGFFSVNPAGEIAYVNATLANWLDYDLAEIGSGGLKLTDIVSGDGAALLTSIAAVPGEVKTEVFDIDLRMRGGKTVPVRLYHKLAFGADGAAGASRTLVISRARDEHSDPERAAEVRFMRFFDHTPMAIATVDRGGNVVGANARYAKLAQGLNGDGGAAKSIFRAVNPRDRGLLIAAINQAAEGQGDIAPVEVMLDGPKERFAQFFVTTVEKDERDAETAIVYMLETTERRALENQINQSQKMEMVGQLAGGIAHDFNNVLSAIMMANDFLLNAHKPTDPSFQDIMQIKQNATRAATLVRQLLAFSRRQTLRPQVLDLGDALSDLTMLLRRLIGEKVKLDLVHGRDLWPVKVDVSQFEQVVVNLAVNARDAMPDGGKLIIRTANVPTEEAAQLANKGMPAADYVKIEIADTGTGIPAEIIDKIFEPFFSTKDVGKGTGLGLSTVYGIVKQTGGFVYVDSVPGGGTTFRIYLPRHRQEQEVAPEAQAGNGAAKETAVEAAKPKPDLTGQGTILLVEDEDGLRSLNARGLRSRGYSVIEAANGVEALEAFEEKNGAVDLVVSDVVMPEMDGPTLLKEMRSRNAELKIIFVSGYAEDAFEKSLPENQQFAFLPKPFTLTQLVAAVKETMTAN; encoded by the coding sequence ATGACCGCCGATAGCAACGATCCTTCCGTGACCGAGCCGTTCGTGGCCCACGGGCCAGCGCGGCGGAACGGCAGCATCCTGCTGGTGGTCCTGATCGCCGCCGGCATCGTCGCGGTGGCGGTCTGGCTGATGACCATCGGCCGCACCGAGGCGCAGCCCTATATCCTCGGCGTGCTGGCGCTGCTCGCCACCGTCGGGCTGTTCAACCTGTTCGCCCTTGCCGCCGGCATCATCCGCTTCTCCGACCGTGCCACCGATGATCCGGTGATGGCGCGGATCGCCGACCAGGCCCAGGAAGGGCTCGTCGTCACCGACTCCCGCGGCCACGTGGTCTATTCCAACGCCGCCTATCTCACGCTGACCGGCGCGGCCGGGCCGCAGGAGGTCCGTCCGGTCGAGCGGGTCTTCATCGGCAACCCCGACGTCTCCGAGGCCGTGTTCCGCCTTTTGAAGGCTGCCCGCGAGGGCAAGCGGCAGCAGGAGGAGGTCCGCGTCGCCGGCCACGAGGCCGGGCAGGGCCGCTGGCTGCGGCTGCGGGTACGCCCGCTCGGCGAAGGCAAGCGCGATGCGAAATATGCAGTTTGGTCGATCGCCGACGTCACCCGCGACCGCGAGCGCCAGGAAGACGTGTTCCAGGAGCTGCGGCACGCGATCGAATATCTCGATCACGCGCCGTGCGGCTTCTTCTCGGTCAATCCGGCCGGCGAGATCGCCTATGTCAACGCCACGCTGGCCAACTGGCTGGACTACGATCTGGCCGAGATAGGCTCGGGCGGCCTGAAACTGACCGACATCGTCTCGGGCGACGGCGCGGCGCTGTTGACTTCGATTGCGGCGGTGCCGGGCGAGGTCAAGACCGAGGTGTTCGACATCGACCTGCGGATGCGCGGCGGGAAGACCGTGCCGGTGCGGCTCTATCACAAGCTCGCCTTCGGCGCCGACGGCGCGGCGGGCGCCTCGCGCACGCTGGTGATCAGCCGCGCCCGCGACGAGCATTCCGATCCGGAGCGCGCCGCCGAGGTGCGTTTCATGCGCTTCTTCGACCATACGCCGATGGCGATCGCGACCGTCGATCGCGGCGGCAATGTGGTGGGCGCCAATGCGCGCTATGCCAAGCTGGCGCAGGGCCTGAACGGCGACGGCGGCGCCGCCAAGTCGATCTTCCGCGCCGTCAATCCGCGCGACCGCGGCCTCTTGATCGCCGCGATCAACCAGGCGGCCGAGGGCCAGGGCGACATCGCGCCGGTCGAGGTGATGCTCGACGGGCCCAAGGAGCGCTTTGCCCAGTTCTTCGTCACCACCGTCGAGAAGGACGAGCGCGACGCCGAGACCGCGATCGTCTACATGCTCGAGACCACCGAGCGGCGCGCGCTGGAAAACCAGATCAACCAATCGCAGAAGATGGAGATGGTCGGCCAGCTCGCCGGCGGCATCGCGCACGACTTCAACAACGTGCTGTCGGCCATCATGATGGCCAACGACTTCCTGCTGAACGCACACAAGCCGACCGACCCGTCGTTCCAGGACATCATGCAGATCAAGCAGAACGCCACCCGCGCCGCGACGCTGGTGCGGCAGCTGCTTGCATTCTCGCGCCGCCAGACGCTGCGGCCGCAGGTGCTCGATCTCGGCGATGCATTGAGCGACCTCACCATGCTGCTGCGCCGGCTGATCGGCGAGAAGGTCAAGCTCGACCTCGTGCATGGCCGCGACCTGTGGCCGGTGAAGGTCGACGTCTCGCAGTTCGAGCAGGTGGTGGTCAATCTCGCGGTCAACGCGCGCGATGCGATGCCCGACGGCGGCAAGCTGATCATCCGCACCGCCAATGTGCCGACCGAGGAGGCCGCCCAGCTCGCCAACAAGGGCATGCCGGCGGCGGACTATGTGAAGATCGAGATCGCCGACACCGGCACCGGCATTCCGGCCGAGATCATCGACAAGATCTTCGAGCCGTTCTTCTCGACCAAGGATGTCGGCAAGGGAACCGGCCTCGGCCTGTCCACGGTCTACGGCATCGTCAAGCAGACCGGCGGCTTCGTCTATGTCGATTCCGTGCCGGGCGGCGGCACCACGTTCCGGATCTATCTGCCGCGGCATCGCCAGGAGCAGGAGGTCGCGCCCGAGGCCCAGGCCGGCAACGGTGCGGCCAAGGAAACCGCCGTGGAAGCCGCCAAGCCGAAGCCCGATCTCACCGGGCAGGGCACCATCCTGCTGGTGGAGGACGAGGACGGCCTGCGCTCGCTGAATGCGCGCGGCCTGCGCTCGCGCGGCTACAGCGTGATCGAGGCGGCGAACGGCGTCGAGGCGCTGGAGGCGTTCGAGGAGAAGAACGGCGCCGTCGATCTCGTCGTCTCCGACGTCGTGATGCCGGAGATGGACGGCCCGACGCTGCTGAAGGAAATGCGCAGCCGCAACGCGGAGCTGAAGATCATCTTCGTCTCAGGCTATGCCGAGGACGCGTTCGAGAAGAGCCTGCCGGAGAACCAGCAGTTCGCGTTCCTGCCGAAGCCCTTCACATTGACGCAGCTGGTCGCCGCGGTGAAGGAAACCATGACGGCGAATTAG
- a CDS encoding Tim44 domain-containing protein yields MNFSQRTRGIVRAIAVAMALALPVMMTVSAADARVGGGGSRGSRTFSAPPSTNTAPGSVAPMNRTFSQPGSPNMGAPAAANSGGLFGRGGMGRGLLGGLAAGFLGAGLFGMLFGGGLFSGLGGLSSMLGLLLQIGLIVLVVRLAMSWWQRRNTPAAAYAGGPDVGPGPQANARSGFGFGLGGGSNAPVEIAPGDYETFERLLGDIQTAWSNEDIAKLHTLATPEMVSYFSKDLEENKARNVTNKVTNVKLLQGDLAEAWREGDSEYATVAMRYSLVDTVLERGTGRQVGGSTQPEEVTEVWTFVRQRGGNWELSAIQQTN; encoded by the coding sequence ATGAATTTCTCGCAACGCACGCGTGGAATTGTTCGGGCGATCGCCGTCGCGATGGCGCTGGCGCTGCCCGTGATGATGACCGTTTCGGCGGCCGACGCCCGCGTTGGCGGCGGCGGCTCGCGCGGCTCGCGGACATTCTCCGCGCCGCCCTCGACCAACACGGCGCCGGGCTCGGTTGCGCCGATGAACCGCACCTTCAGCCAGCCTGGTAGCCCGAACATGGGCGCGCCGGCGGCGGCGAATTCCGGCGGCCTGTTCGGTCGCGGCGGAATGGGCCGCGGCCTGCTCGGCGGCCTCGCCGCGGGCTTCCTTGGCGCCGGCCTGTTCGGCATGCTGTTCGGCGGCGGGCTGTTCTCGGGTCTCGGCGGCCTGTCGTCGATGCTCGGCCTCCTGCTGCAGATCGGCCTGATCGTGCTCGTGGTTCGCCTTGCGATGTCGTGGTGGCAGCGCCGCAACACGCCGGCGGCGGCCTACGCGGGTGGCCCCGACGTCGGCCCCGGTCCGCAGGCGAACGCCCGCTCGGGCTTCGGCTTCGGCCTCGGCGGCGGATCGAATGCGCCGGTGGAGATCGCGCCTGGCGACTATGAGACGTTCGAACGGCTGCTCGGCGACATCCAGACCGCGTGGTCGAACGAGGACATTGCGAAGCTGCACACGCTCGCGACGCCGGAGATGGTGTCGTACTTCTCGAAGGATCTCGAGGAGAACAAGGCGCGCAACGTCACCAACAAGGTGACCAACGTGAAGCTGCTGCAGGGCGATCTGGCGGAAGCCTGGCGCGAAGGCGACAGCGAGTATGCGACGGTCGCGATGCGCTACTCGCTGGTCGACACCGTGCTCGAACGCGGCACCGGCCGTCAGGTCGGCGGCAGCACGCAGCCGGAGGAGGTCACGGAGGTCTGGACCTTCGTGCGCCAGCGTGGCGGCAATTGGGAGCTTTCGGCGATCCAGCAGACCAACTGA
- a CDS encoding DUF3606 domain-containing protein has translation MADSKKKRGAADRALIALSESYEVAYWSKKFKVTPAKLKAAVKKVGHSAKKVEAHFKEQRHKAADRARIAISEPYEVRYWSKKFKVTPAGLKTAVAAVGHSSKKVEAYFAAKKKTAKKKKAAKKTVRRKKS, from the coding sequence ATGGCGGACAGCAAGAAGAAGCGGGGCGCGGCGGATCGCGCTCTGATCGCGTTGAGCGAGTCCTACGAAGTTGCGTACTGGTCCAAGAAGTTCAAGGTCACGCCGGCGAAGCTGAAAGCCGCGGTGAAGAAGGTCGGGCATTCCGCCAAGAAGGTGGAAGCCCATTTCAAGGAGCAGCGCCACAAGGCCGCCGACCGTGCGCGGATCGCGATCAGCGAGCCCTACGAGGTCCGCTACTGGTCGAAGAAGTTCAAGGTGACCCCTGCCGGGCTCAAGACCGCGGTCGCAGCCGTCGGACATTCCTCGAAGAAGGTCGAAGCCTACTTCGCGGCGAAGAAGAAAACCGCGAAGAAAAAGAAGGCTGCGAAGAAGACCGTCAGGCGCAAGAAGAGCTGA
- a CDS encoding glutathione S-transferase: MHYQLYYWPMIQGRGEYVRLALEDAGAGYTDVARAKGGMGAMTKMMETHKGTPPFAPPFLKAGSLVIGQTANILLYLGARHGLAPKAEGGKLWVHQLQLTIADFVLEIHDTHHPLGPSLYYEDQKAPAKKRTEEFWDSRVPKYLGYFEDLVQANRGAFVTGRRLTYADLSLFQIVDGLRYAFPKRMAAFEKRVPRLIALRDRVAERPNIKAYLASERRIPFNEEGIFRRYKALDL; the protein is encoded by the coding sequence ATGCACTATCAGCTTTACTACTGGCCGATGATCCAGGGCCGCGGCGAATATGTCCGCCTCGCGCTCGAGGATGCGGGCGCCGGCTACACCGATGTCGCGCGCGCCAAGGGCGGCATGGGTGCCATGACGAAGATGATGGAGACACACAAGGGCACGCCACCCTTCGCGCCACCGTTCCTCAAGGCCGGCAGTCTCGTGATCGGGCAGACCGCCAACATTCTGCTCTATCTCGGCGCGCGCCACGGCCTCGCGCCGAAGGCGGAGGGTGGAAAGCTCTGGGTGCACCAGCTGCAGCTGACCATCGCGGACTTCGTGCTGGAGATCCACGACACCCATCATCCGCTCGGGCCGTCGCTGTATTACGAGGACCAGAAGGCGCCGGCGAAGAAGCGCACCGAGGAGTTCTGGGATTCGCGGGTGCCGAAATATCTCGGCTATTTCGAGGATCTCGTGCAAGCCAACCGCGGTGCGTTCGTCACCGGCCGCCGGCTGACCTACGCCGACCTGTCGCTGTTCCAGATCGTGGACGGCCTGCGCTACGCGTTTCCGAAGCGGATGGCAGCGTTCGAGAAGAGGGTCCCGCGGCTGATCGCGCTGCGCGATCGCGTCGCCGAGCGGCCGAACATCAAGGCGTATCTGGCCAGCGAGCGGCGGATTCCTTTTAACGAAGAGGGCATTTTCCGGCGCTACAAGGCGCTGGATTTGTAG
- a CDS encoding GFA family protein, protein MAESKTYTGGCHCGQVRFECTTDMAMVTACNCSICTKKGLHFVFMPPSSFQLRAGAENLKEYLFNRHAIRHQLCVDCGVDVFARGKKPDGTDIVALNVSCIDGIDLSKIAMTPVDGRSR, encoded by the coding sequence ATGGCAGAGAGCAAGACCTACACCGGCGGTTGTCATTGCGGACAGGTCCGCTTCGAATGCACCACCGATATGGCTATGGTGACGGCCTGCAACTGCTCGATCTGCACCAAGAAGGGCCTGCACTTCGTGTTCATGCCACCGTCGAGCTTCCAGCTTCGCGCCGGCGCCGAGAACCTCAAGGAATATCTCTTCAACCGCCATGCGATCCGCCATCAGCTCTGCGTCGATTGCGGCGTCGACGTGTTCGCGCGTGGCAAGAAGCCCGATGGCACCGACATCGTGGCGCTGAATGTCAGCTGCATCGATGGCATCGATCTGTCAAAGATCGCGATGACGCCGGTGGATGGGCGGAGCCGGTAG
- a CDS encoding methyltransferase family protein, which translates to MIAKLLLQNTFFVIAMAVLLFAFAGTLHWPGAWAYLIASAVIGPACGLWLAKVDPGLLAERMRLTAREGQPTEDKRFMLVFLVVAVLWFVAMGLDRRFDGVNDGVPLIVLGLVLYLVSTVAILWVFRTNSFAAPVVKVQTERDHHVISTGPYALVRHPMYTSVMLFFIGVPLTLGSWWGLAFVPVFFVMFAIRTRIEERTLVTGLSGYADYAARVRYRLVPGLW; encoded by the coding sequence ATGATCGCAAAGCTCCTTCTGCAGAATACCTTCTTCGTCATCGCCATGGCCGTGCTGCTGTTTGCCTTCGCAGGTACGCTGCACTGGCCCGGCGCATGGGCCTATCTGATCGCCTCGGCCGTGATCGGCCCGGCCTGCGGGCTGTGGCTTGCCAAGGTCGATCCCGGGCTGCTGGCCGAGCGCATGCGCCTCACCGCGCGCGAAGGCCAGCCCACCGAGGACAAGCGGTTCATGCTGGTGTTCCTGGTCGTTGCCGTGCTGTGGTTCGTCGCGATGGGGCTCGACCGGCGCTTTGACGGCGTCAATGACGGCGTGCCGCTGATCGTGCTCGGCCTTGTGCTGTATCTGGTCTCGACCGTGGCGATCCTGTGGGTGTTCCGCACCAACTCGTTCGCCGCGCCGGTCGTGAAAGTGCAGACCGAGCGCGACCATCACGTCATCTCGACCGGTCCCTACGCGCTGGTCCGCCATCCGATGTATACGAGCGTGATGCTGTTCTTCATCGGCGTGCCGCTGACGCTCGGCTCCTGGTGGGGCCTCGCCTTCGTGCCGGTGTTCTTCGTGATGTTTGCGATCCGCACCCGGATCGAGGAGCGCACGCTGGTGACGGGGTTGTCAGGCTACGCCGATTATGCGGCACGGGTGCGCTACCGCCTCGTGCCCGGGCTGTGGTGA
- a CDS encoding ArsR/SmtB family transcription factor has product MPAATQLTDVLKTLADPTRRAVFERIAREGEIAATGLVQGSKVSQPAVSQHLRALRDAGLVAERREGRHIHYRVAPKGLGPLIDWLGHYETFWTERFANLERLLKESE; this is encoded by the coding sequence ATGCCCGCCGCCACGCAGCTGACCGATGTGTTGAAGACCCTCGCGGACCCGACGCGGCGGGCGGTGTTTGAGCGGATTGCGCGGGAAGGCGAGATCGCCGCGACCGGCCTGGTGCAGGGTTCAAAGGTGTCGCAGCCGGCGGTGTCGCAACATCTGCGCGCGCTGCGCGATGCCGGGCTGGTCGCCGAGCGGCGCGAGGGCCGACACATCCATTATCGCGTCGCGCCGAAGGGGCTCGGCCCGCTGATCGACTGGCTCGGCCACTACGAGACGTTCTGGACCGAGCGCTTCGCAAATCTGGAACGGCTGTTGAAGGAGAGTGAGTGA
- a CDS encoding SRPBCC family protein, translated as MGETHAITVEKVLPYTAEKIWRTLTTSDRITKWLMPNDFAPAVGHRFNFHTKPMGDWDGVVHCEVLDCDPPRQLRYSWKGGADTNPEYGSKLDTIVTWTLTPVEGGTHLRMVHDGFVLPGNRFAFDMMSPGWGRVLDAIARITSEG; from the coding sequence ATGGGTGAGACGCACGCGATCACGGTCGAGAAGGTGCTGCCCTACACGGCCGAGAAGATCTGGCGGACGCTGACGACGAGCGACCGGATCACGAAATGGCTGATGCCGAACGATTTCGCGCCGGCCGTTGGCCATCGCTTCAATTTCCATACCAAGCCGATGGGCGACTGGGACGGTGTCGTGCATTGCGAGGTGCTGGATTGCGATCCGCCGCGCCAGTTGCGCTACTCCTGGAAGGGCGGCGCTGATACCAATCCGGAATACGGCTCGAAGCTTGATACGATCGTCACCTGGACGCTGACGCCGGTCGAAGGCGGCACCCATCTGCGGATGGTGCATGACGGCTTCGTGCTGCCGGGCAACCGCTTCGCCTTCGACATGATGAGCCCGGGATGGGGCAGGGTGCTCGACGCCATCGCGCGCATCACCAGCGAAGGCTGA
- a CDS encoding Kazal-type serine protease inhibitor family protein produces the protein MKTALFVWFAALALLIAIPTGADAARLGRPCGGLAGLQCSGRGQFCQFKPGTCGRFDQTGTCAFRPTICNKIFKPVCGCDGKTYGNDCERRAAGASKAQDGKCSS, from the coding sequence ATGAAGACAGCGCTTTTCGTCTGGTTCGCGGCGCTGGCCTTGTTGATCGCGATCCCGACCGGCGCCGATGCCGCCCGCCTCGGCAGACCGTGCGGCGGCCTTGCCGGACTGCAATGCAGCGGTCGCGGCCAGTTCTGCCAGTTCAAGCCCGGGACCTGCGGCCGCTTCGACCAGACCGGCACCTGCGCGTTCCGCCCGACGATCTGCAACAAGATCTTCAAGCCAGTATGCGGCTGCGACGGCAAGACCTATGGCAATGATTGCGAGCGCCGGGCCGCCGGGGCTTCCAAGGCGCAGGACGGCAAGTGCTCGTCCTGA